The Solanum dulcamara chromosome 2, daSolDulc1.2, whole genome shotgun sequence region aattcagtccaattctcattacgcTCAGTgcacataacaaggaaatacaagcatctacaagcttaaactgaggtttaaaaattcacttgcctcaaataatcaagcaattacttcGGGATTtaagccttcccttttcgttgggcctccaaataagtataatctaatcaaataaataaccacaataagatttcgaaactaacaatacccatattaccatatgtctagcttagacccaaaaattcatgcaaatctataaacacgttactaatcttgatgccacttaacatgtcaactcccatattttctgaattttaaaactaaggttaaacctcaattcccccaataacataaatctaattaTGTTTGTATAATACACTatcctattatttaattacttatctcaatatatcaaaacttgaattataatgtgataaaagataaaaataattcaactaGAAATGAAAACCCACCACCAGTAACCCTTGATGATGAACCACTGGTCAAAATTGACCTATACTATACCAATCCATCATAATATAATATCCCTTATAACTAACACATCATAGAACACTATCATTATACTTTGCACTACGTGTCATCATTATCTTACTGTGACTACAATGTGGTTTGCCCTATTCtaacaagtttttttttttttttttttttatacagAAACATGAATGCCTTAAGCCACTTTTCTCTATTAATGTTATTATACTGATAATATATGTATAGTAGTATCCtaaaaattgaaagaattgGAGCTTTAATTAGCTCTTACATGAATAAGTGCTTCGTCCCCCTTTGCAGTTCATTCGACGCCGCAGATTGTTCTCATCTATTCTcccttctctttcttttcttcattaattaagaattaaaagtgacaaatcctattaacttattttaataattatgaaataagtggtataatatattaactaaattatcaatttagtcctttaattaaattagttatctaaagttactcctcaactaaataatcgtAGTTATCGAATAATCCAAATaatccattaaaaatttatgaaaagaaTCTTTTATGAGAGGAGGAGAACTCGTTCTcgaaatgacctaacgggtcattacatcaaGTCTCAAACGCTAACACATAATCTTTTATATCTCTACACAAACTCTCACAATTTCTATtctttcaataaatattaaggTCATTTTTAGCCATCACCCATCTTTTGAGGTCTAAAAAATGGATGTGGTGATGAAGTTGGGAGCAGAAAGTCCAGTGGTGATTTTTAGCAAAAGCACTTGTTGGATATCATAGCATCGAAACCTTAATTCGAGTTTTGGAGCAAATCCTACGATTTACGAGCTCGATAAATTAGTTTCAAATGGAAAAGAAATGGAGAAGGCATTGGTTGAATTACTAGGGTGTAAATCAAGTGTGCCATCAGTGTTCATTGGAGAAAAGTTTGTTGGTGGTTCTAATGAGATTATGAGTCTTAATGTTAGAGGCAAGCTAGGGTGTAAAACAACTGCTTCTAAAGGCGAATGCTATTTGGATATAGAGATCATCAAGGGCGAAATCAAAATTTTTCACTAGGGATCGAATtcaatacatgtatataaaagtAAATACACGAATAAGCAGAATAAATATTGACATCAATTAATTACTAGCTAGCTAGTAAGTCTATATAATATTCGTCCCAAAGTATAGTTCATATTTAGTAGTCCTATCCAATATGCATCATAACAAAATGCAAGACACAGATTAAATTATATagtacttattttattttatttatttatttattaatgtacTTATGATAAAAGTATGCTTTTACAATGGTAATTAATTACTCCTTTTTTGATGCACCACCAAATGAACCATGCACATGTGTTGACAGATTGCATCTTGCTTGAAAGCAAATACTATCACATTGTACAATAACTGAGAGTTTAAGACAGTcagaaataaaagtatgaaactAAACTCTACGTTAAGGAGTTTATCTACCAAatggtataaatataattatttaaattactaTCGGGTTATCGGTTAACCCGTTAAGAAAAAACCTAAAACTGTGAAGAACCGATAACCCGATAATAAAAAAGTCAAAATCGTTATCAAAATCGCTAAATCAATAACTCACATTATTGATAAGCCAATAGTTGTTTTTTAGTTTGGGTTATCTGTTTTGGTTCGATTTTGAACAACCCTACTTTGTAGTAGCATAGCCACATACATTGATGGGTGTTCAATTGAACACTATTCATcaaattacactgtatatatagaaaattatACAAAGTATATAGGTCATAAATTTGTGCAATACATACTCTATTAATTTTTGAACACCTTTAATTTAAAGGGATTTTTTACTTCGCCATTGGACGGCATTTGCCTCTGTTGAAAGGGTCTCGTCATAATTTATTCCTCTGATTTGTGTGAATCCTATTGCCACTAACCTTACTTTATATCTCTCAATTTCTCcacttaaataaaattttacagtatattttaaaattcataaactaAAAATTCTAACTCCACCTATATTTACGGCGAGATCTCTTTTGGAACTTAGCTGTTCATTCTTTGGCACAAAAGGGAGGGAATAGAAAATTTTAGGAGCATAAAGGCATACAAGGACGCTAGGAATCGATCTCGTTAAACTTTAatataaaatgacaaaatactTCTTATCAAGTAGCatcaaattttatcaaaaagaaGTTACATAGATCTGAATTATGTCCCTATCTATGTTCTAGCGGATTTCAACCATGTACAAAGAATATTATATGAactttaattagttttaaaaataaaatccatcAAATTTTAGATCTTCAATGGCCGTTTTCAATGGTACGTAATATGAGTTTTGTTGTACCACAAATTTCGTCGGAGTCAAAAATTTTacttagtgtatatatatatatatatatatatatatagctagaCACATAAAAAGTAAGGAGAGTCaacgcatatatatatatatatatatatatatatatatatatataaaactaaaattttaacCTACCTAAACATTATAATATTATGATGAAAGAGTGTCATTTCACAGGAATACAGTCTCATTTCCAAACCTAACCAaattattatgaaaaaattatgcgaatagacaaatatatactagttaattaactaatatagctatagtttgaattaattacggCTCGCGGCAAACATCTAACTGcaattacagtttgagttttgtataattcgcgcaatCATATAAATATGTTGTGCGcgattatacaaatgttgtgcaCGAATAcaatttgagttttgtataattcgcgtgaTTTATAAAAATGATGTGCAtgattatacaaatattgtgcGCGAATTGAATTGTATagataaatatacaaatactaCAAATTGTgtagtgaattatacaaacgtagtgcatgaattgtatagtgaaatatacaaacactatacaaaaatgtgaattgtatagcgaattatacaaacatatacaaacaatgcgcaaattatacaaacgttgctataactatagctatgaaTTGTAATTAGCAATCTGTTGGGAAAAACGGactaatacaaaaatatatatagtcaaaatagtagaaatacAATGGGAAAAATAATGATGGagtataattaagatatttttgagtggctatatgcgaaaatttctcaattattattACATATAGTAGGTGTAAACGAAATTTTGAGGAAATGATAATGAAAATTAGGGTTCATCTTAAGTTTGAGAgatgatgtgtgacatcattgtgagaaaatgaaaataaaccAATTAAATTACAATGGAGCAAGTTACTAAATACAGTACTAGAAAAAAGATCACcgcatattaataaaaaattgtgttataaaACATGATTTTCCCACTCATATCTTAACGAATTAACCAACTCATTAGAAAAATGCATGGTATATTAGAAAACAAATTCTCACTGAATTAACAGTTGGAAACTTCCTAATTTTTTCATGTGAAACattactatttttcttttctcatctattcaatcaaaatatttgTGAAAATAGCCCGTGAACATTTTTTGGTGAGAAATTCTAGTgggaaaatagaaaaaaaaattaatattgatAATGGATAAAAGTAAAAGACCCAGCTACACATAAATATACAAGTGGGCtaaggcctcatttgttttTATTAACATTTGGTCGTCTGAATATGAATGCAcatctgaatgattaagatgttgttttaaaatttgaacACTGAATGATTAAAACTGTTTATTTTTTAACATCTGAATGtacaaaaattatttatatgtacataataaaaatacattaaatagtaaaaagtaataaaataaaatcattatttgattgtAAAAAATGAAACTCTTATGCTTGCTAGTGATGATGGAGATAGTTTATAATGATGGTGGTGATGCTAATAGTTGTTGTTGATGATAGTTGTGAGGGTGGAGGTAATTGGTATTGTGGTGACTGTCATAATGGTGATGATTGGTAGTGGTGTTGGTGATGAAATTGGCTAATATTAGTAGTTGGTAGTGGTGACTGAAAAATGTGTGGTGGTTGATGATGTGTTTGTGGTAGTTGAAAGTCGTGCTAGGTATGATGATGAAGGTGGTTGGCAATAAAGATTGACCACAATAATGGTAATGGTTGATAGTAGTGGCGGAGGTGGTGACCGAAAAATGTATGATGATAGTTGACGTTGGTGCTATAATTGTGATGGCGGAGTATATTGTTAGTAAGAATTGACTGTAATAGTTGTAGTAGTGATGGAGGTGGCGGAAACTACAGAGACCAGAGTGTTGTCGATAATGGATATAGTTATAATGATGAACGAGATCGATAAGCGTGCATGGTAGCAATTGACAGTAGTGGTTAGCAGTGATGGTGGTTGTGATGATAGAGGTGGTTGGTGGTAGACGATGATAATGGTGGTAGACAATAGTGATTGTGATGGTAACGGTCGTGATGGTAAAGGTTGTTACTGGTGATGGCTGGTGATTCTCGATAATGTGATGATCAATATTATCAATATAAGAATATCTCTTAAGATATTAAGACTCTATTCTAGTTCTTAATGATTAAGACCTATTCAGACCAATTAAATAGTACTTtaaatcttaatgaaaacaaattCAATTAATGGTCTAATGTCTGAACCATTCAAATTCAGAATTCGGACCTCTATTAAGTGCACACAAATGAAACCTAAATGAACCTAACCCTTCTAACAGTAAGTGGGACAGTTTTGCAACATCATTTCCCTAATTTATTTGCCTTTTAACACTTGATGAACAACAAAAGGACGGGCAGGGTAAATCTAAACACTTTGACCAATtagtttataaaatatataaatttcgtatatttttactaaatataCATTTATACATACTTCTACCCAACATAGAcattatcattatatatattgtgtataTTTTAGTCATATCAATAAATTACTTGATCGAACTGTATATATTCGTGACTTTCCCTGTTAACGAAAGTCATGACTTGCTTGTATATATCCTTTATTTGCTAATAACATATTATATATGACCTTTCGAAGTTGCAACAGACCCTTTATATTTTCTAGCTCAAGGACCTAATTTCACTTTTACGATAAGGAGATCGATGCAGTATACACTCTATTTTCCTCATCACGTGATTTAATGTTTGGAATATTTGACAAGAATTTATTCCAATTATGTCCAGCTAATAACTAAAGCAAAAGTCAATAGTAAAGTTGTAAGAGTTATCTAGAAACCTCTTCAGTAGTACGGATAATATTATGGATTTCATGCAAAAGTATATGTTTTAGGACATTATCACAATCCAACTTCAtgtcatgtattatttattttgattcaaCAAATCTTATAGTTTAGTGATCATCGAGTTTAAAATATGTTTACTATGTgaatttatgttatatatatattttacaaaTTTTTCACTTTTTATCTAATGTATCATATGTCGTCTTTCTTTAACAATTAAATGTCAATATTATGTAAGTCGTACGTCTTTCTCTGTAATTAGCTTTCATCGTCCTGCCTTCTGTCATAGTCATCATGGATCGATCGATATCTCAGATTTCATTTCCCCAAATCAAAATTAAGATGCCTATATGTTTTATAGGGTTGAAAAAGAATAAGAGAATAATATTGGATTGTaagacaataataaaaaaaaagagatcatTTTATAATCCTTGTAGTGTATTCGTTTccgttattttctttttatggatTGGATCATAAAGTTTTCAAtaaaatattgtttttttaaataGATTATTCTGTGCGTGTGAACTAGATTATATTATTTGGATAAATTAAGTAcgtgaaaattatttttgataatagATGACTGTGAGAAGAGTCTGATATATCTATCTACTTTGATATCATAGTAATATGTATGATCATCTTTTTagaaataattctctctctgtCCAATTTATATGACTTGCTTTTTTTTTGAGTCAGTCCAAAAATGAAtgacacatttctatatttagtaacaacttaactttaaaatattcattttaccTTTAATGAAATGACTTATAGGttataaccacataaatatttatgacttattttagaccacaaatttcaaaagtctttctttttttgcttAAACTCCATATCAAGTCAAAATGCATCACGTAAATTGAGACAAAAGAAGAATAACTATTAAAAAGAACacactttaattttatttattatagggTACGATCCATTGACAAATATAGGGGGTGTTCACGGTTTGGTtaaaaaccgatccaaaccaaaaaccaaatcaaaccgaTCAAATAAAACGATTTTtcatttggtttgatttggtttagttttacattttaaaaaaaacgataatctttggtttggttttgattttgttcaaaaaaatcCGAAGAAATAACCGAACCGAACCtacaaattatatacataattttttataattttatatacataACATATTGTTTTTTATAAACACTTTTTAATGCAAAAAATACAGCatactaatttaaaatagtaaggtATGATACGTCTTTTATTTGTACAACCATATCATTAACTTATGCATTATTCAGTAAGTTTATTTTGTTTAGTACATTGGATTATGTAACAAAATAAACAGGaagttaaacataattaaagttctggtataagaattataagatccaaaatgacacgaagataatttatttatttttaatgagttattgttttttcttctcttttgaatgaatcgtttcttttatttttgtgtatggttAATAATCGAATAACCGAATCGAATCAAATCGAAATCGATAACAATCAAACCGAtgattgtatatttttattagtttgatttgattttaataattttaaaattaattaaattaatgtaattttaattttaattttaattttaattttaatcaataatcaatcCAAACCAAATCGTAAACAGCAGTAGAAAAATATATGCTCAAGGAATAATAGTTTGCATATCCACCGTCTTGTCCTTTTTGTAATCTTTTAATATTTTGTCGTTTATCGTCAATATATCCCACCACTATAACCCTTATATATACCCTTCTACAAATTCATGTTTCTCATAACAATTGTCAAGTCTCAAACTCACTACAAGCTACAAAATTTCTTCTCCACTTACACATcttcacacacacacaaaaaaaaaaacatcaacttgctatatatatatatatatagtaaaaacCATATAATTTCTCTTAATCAAGGTCTAAATTAACATGGATATGGTGATGAAATTAGGAGCAGAAAGTCCGGTGGTGATTCTCACCAAAAGCACTTGTTGCATCTCTCACAGCATCGAAACCCTAATTCGAGGTTTTGGAGCCAATCCTACAATTTACGAGCTTGATAAACTTTTGAATGGGAAGGAAATGGAGAAGGCATTGATTGAATTACTAGGGTGTAAATCAAGTGTGCCAGCAGTGTTCATTGGAGAAGAATTTGTAGGTGGTTCTAATGAGATTATAAGTCTTAATGTTAGAGGCAAGCTCAAACAATTGCTTCTAAAGGCTAATGCTATTTGGATATAGAGATCATCAATTTACTAGCTAGCAAGTAATCAGTGATGCAATCAGAATTTTTCACtgagaaaaaaatcaatatatatatataaaagtaaatacACGAATAAATTAACGCATTTCAACGTGTAGTATATATAGATTATATATAAAGATCAAAATTTACTAGCTAGCTAGCAAGTTTAGATTTTGAATCCTAATTTCATTGCAGCAGTTACAAGTCTCCCATTTACTATTTTGATGTACTAATAATAAAGATAGAGTTTAATttttatacaatattaaaatgcataaatattattcgtaagttttttttttatcttggtgaatatttatatattattgttaaatGTCATGGAAGTATCCTCAACATGTAGTTCTTattttattctatatatattgtGTGGCTTGAAAAGGTTGAGTTTTCTAAGTttataaaatgagattatggaAGTGTTGGAGTGTGTGATCatttaatttcaaatattatcagaCTATTAGTCAAta contains the following coding sequences:
- the LOC129877478 gene encoding monothiol glutaredoxin-S6-like yields the protein MDMVMKLGAESPVVILTKSTCCISHSIETLIRGFGANPTIYELDKLLNGKEMEKALIELLGCKSSVPAVFIGEEFVGGSNEIISLNVRGKLKQLLLKANAIWI